AAACATCAAGTACTTTCAGACTATTATGTTGGTGACAGTGTGAGTGTTGTATTATACCAAATTAATTCTGAAGCTTCTTGATGTTCTCAGTCTATGTCTTTATATTGATGCAGAGATGGTCTTGTAAAAACACAACTCTTTCATATAGTTTTATGTATCTGTATTACTATGTATTGATGTTAAATAAATTCATTGACAGAGTAGTTTATCTTTGACTGATTTCCATTAAGATTTTGTCTTATTGCTTTTATAAGATTTCGTCAAGTCCTTTTGTGACCAATTTTGTTTACAGATTTTTCGTCAAAGATGTATAGGAGTGGCCTACTATTTATTTAGTGAGAATGTGATTGCTATTATTATTGCTCCTGCTATTAAGAAAAGTTATACCAGATGAGAATTGTTCTTGTTAACAGATGACAATGTTTAATTCTTCAGTGATCATTTTTTATCATTTGATTATTGCATTTGATCTTTGTTTAGATACCTTTTTTTTTAAATCCTTTCTTTCATGTCAAAATatgaaaatagagagaaaaatgcTGCAGGCAATGTAGTGTTGAATTAAGTAAATGTATCCATATATCTCAGgtataaactatatatatatatatatctgttgttttcttctctttatgTTATAAATTATTCTCTATTCCTCTTTTCTTCATTACTAAGGCCAATTGTTATCCCTCCTGTTATAAATTGgataaaatcaatatataaaaGTGCCTTAAATACGAAACTACTAATTAAGTGATCAAATGTATTCTTTTTTCTTGATAGCTGAGcttaactaaaagacttaaaagttaGTTAGTGCTCCGAATATGAAGTGCTGAAGGCTCCTATATGTGCAACTTTTCTTGGCAACTTCTAGAAAATATCGTAAATTAATTGACAGTTTTCAAAAGGAGAAATTCTGAGTTGGTCAACGGAGAAAAGTCTCTTGTCAGTAGGAGTAGGCTCTCGTTCATTTATTAATCCATAGACTATTTAAGTATGTTGGACCCAAGAATAAGGCTTGTGGGGCTTATTATGTTTAATTAGTCACAACCACCacaatatgtttaattagttcgTTTTAAAATGCTGTGAAATCTGAGGCTATTCCAAAGATACAGTTGTGTGAtgattttaattgtttttttttttgactaAATTTTGTTCTTTAGGGTTTTGTTATTTCCCATTCTTTGTCATGTATTAATACATTTTGTATCTTTTTTTGTTTCATAATAACTTGGAATGAGTTTTAAAGCTCAGTGACCACTTAATACATTTTATATCTTTTTTTATTGGTTCATTGTATGAAAGTGCAGATTTTTAATTTCGGTTAAGTTTGGAACGTGTGAAATGGGGGAAGACTCAAGACTAGTCCAACTTCCAAGTCAACTCAAGACTAATAATACTTGTTTTCATTAGACTTTAATATTAAGACTAGTAAACGATTTGACATGTTattatctatatatgtatatatataacatttgtAAGACTTTTATTGTAAACAATTATTTATCACTTTACCAATATATTGGATATTCTTTTCTTGTTGTGTATATGTGTATGGCTccatcaactaaataaaataataattaaataaatcaatggaAGTTGATATACATAGCTAGAATTGAATGGTTGAAAACTTTTCAGCCTTGTGAGTCTACTTCCATAATTGCGTGTCTTTGTGCTGaaataaatgaaaagaaaaagcATTTATGAAATGCAGGTATTTAAAATCTACTCTTCTTTTACAACTTAATTTCACAACTCTCACAAACAATGGAAAATCGTTTGCTCTTCTTCATCATGATCTTTGTCACATGTTACTCTATGACAACACAACAAGCTCTGAATTCATCTTTCACTTCCTCTGGAGTGAGATGCCTCCCCCAAATAAGCTATGCTTTGTTGCAACTAAAGCAAGAGTTTGTCTTTCAAAAGCCCAATTACAATCATTTTGATGAGCCAACTCCATTTAATGAGACCCTTTCTTACCCAAAGATGAGGTTTTGGAAGGAAGGAAAGGACTGCTGTGAGTGGGATGGTGTCACGTGTAGCAGCAGAACAGGACAAGTAGTAGGGCTTGATCTGAGTTCTAGCTGGCTTCAAGGGCCTTTGAGTTCCAATAGCAGCCTCTTCAGCTTAAGTCAACTTCACCGGCTCAACCTTGCCTACAACAACTTCACTCTTTCCAATATGCCATCAAGCTTTGCTCAGCTTTCGAGGTTAACCCATCTCAACCTCTCTCACTCCTTTTTTTCTGGTCAAGTCCCTTCTGAAATAGCTTTGTTGTCCAATTTGATGTCTCTTGATCTCTCTTCTAATTTTGACTATGATTATGATCGTGAGATGGTTATTAGCCTTTTATATAGCCCAACGATAGCATTTGCTCAAAACATGACAAAATTAAGAGAACTTCATCTGAACAGTGTGAATCTTTCTTCACTACTACCTGAATCTATGGCTAACCTATCCTCCTTGACATCTCTATCTCTTAGAGATTGCAATCTGTATGGTGAATTTTTGCAAAACATTTTTCATCTACCTAATATTCAAGTCATCGATGTGTCATCCAATCAAAACCTCAATGGAATATTACCATATTCCATTGGCGATCTCAAGTTCTTAAGTGTTTTAGATCTCTCAAATTGTAATTTTTCAGGGACCATTCCATCTTCAGTTAAGAATATGTCACATCTCTCAAGTCTTGACCTAAGTTTCAACAACTTTGATGGTCAACTTCCACCAACTTTGCTCATAATGCCTTCCTTACAATCTCTAAGTCTTTCTTTTAATCAGTTTACAAGCCCCCTGACCATTCCATCTTCAGTTAAGAATATGTCACGTCTCCCAAGTCTTGACCTAAGTCACAACAATTTTGATGGTCAACTTCCACCAGCTTTGTTCATAATGCCTTCCTTACAATCTCTAAGTGTTTCTTATAATCACTTTAATGGCCCTCTAACCATTCCATCTTCAGTTAAGAATTTATCACATCTTTCATCGCTTGAATTAAGTTCCAACAATTTTGATGGTCAACTTCCACCAGCTTTGTTCATAATGTCTTCCCTACAATATCTAGGGCTTGACCATAATCACTTTAATGGCCCTCTAACCATCCCAAATGTCTCGTTATCATCCCAATTGACATACCTTAATTTGGATGGGAACAAGCTAACCGGAAAAATTCCAAGGTCAATTTTTGAAATGCGAAAACTTGAAAAGTTGTACCTTAGTGACAATAACTTAAGTGGCATAGAGATGAGCGTGTTCTCAAAGTTGAGTTCGCTTCGAAGTCTTGATCTTTCATATAATAATCTAGTTGTAAtggaaaacacaacaacaaattCCACTCTAATCATCAAACTTAATTATTTGGGTTTGGCTTCATGCAACATTACAGAATTTCCCAAGTTCCTAAAAACCCAAAATGAGCTACAAGATTTGGATCTCTCCAACAACAAAATTGAAGGCAAGATCCCCAAATGGTTCTTTACTATAGGGGTAGAGACCTTGGAGATATTATATCTGTATAAAAATTTCATCACCGGTTGGGAACAAGTGCCGAAAGTGCTTCCGTGGAAAGCGTTGTTGATTCTTCACTTAAGCCACAACATGTTTCGAGACACATTACCAGCTCCACCATTTTCTGTAACGAGGTTTTACATTTCGAATAACAACATTAGTGGGAAAATTCATCCATTGTTCTGTGACTTGACTAATCTAGAACAACTTGATATGTCCAATAACAACTTAAGCGGTGAGATTCTTCCATGTCTTGGGAATTTGACTTCGCTTTATCTTTTGGACCTCTCAAAAAATAGGCTCTCTGGTAGAATTCCTCGAATGGGAAACAACTCATTGTTCTGCAATTTAAGAAATCTTGTTGTTCTTGAagtctcaaataatcaattaagTGGCTCTATTCCACAATGCTTGGGAAGTTTCAGCTACAATCTTAAAGTGTTGATTATGAAAGAGAACAATTTTAGTGCAGAAATGCCTCAGAAATTTGTGGATGGGAGCAGTCTAATTACTCTCGACCTCAGTCAAAATCAATTAGAAGGAATGGTTCCACAATCTGTAACCAAGTGCAATGCATTGGAAATTCTAAATCTCGGATACAATCAACTATCTGGCACTTTCCCCTCTTGGTTACAAAATTTGGAAAGTTTGCAAGTTCTTGTGCTGCGTTCCAACAAA
The Humulus lupulus chromosome 6, drHumLupu1.1, whole genome shotgun sequence DNA segment above includes these coding regions:
- the LOC133786064 gene encoding receptor-like protein 7; amino-acid sequence: MENRLLFFIMIFVTCYSMTTQQALNSSFTSSGVRCLPQISYALLQLKQEFVFQKPNYNHFDEPTPFNETLSYPKMRFWKEGKDCCEWDGVTCSSRTGQVVGLDLSSSWLQGPLSSNSSLFSLSQLHRLNLAYNNFTLSNMPSSFAQLSRLTHLNLSHSFFSGQVPSEIALLSNLMSLDLSSNFDYDYDREMVISLLYSPTIAFAQNMTKLRELHLNSVNLSSLLPESMANLSSLTSLSLRDCNLYGEFLQNIFHLPNIQVIDVSSNQNLNGILPYSIGDLKFLSVLDLSNCNFSGTIPSSVKNMSHLSSLDLSFNNFDGQLPPTLLIMPSLQSLSLSFNQFTSPLTIPSSVKNMSRLPSLDLSHNNFDGQLPPALFIMPSLQSLSVSYNHFNGPLTIPSSVKNLSHLSSLELSSNNFDGQLPPALFIMSSLQYLGLDHNHFNGPLTIPNVSLSSQLTYLNLDGNKLTGKIPRSIFEMRKLEKLYLSDNNLSGIEMSVFSKLSSLRSLDLSYNNLVVMENTTTNSTLIIKLNYLGLASCNITEFPKFLKTQNELQDLDLSNNKIEGKIPKWFFTIGVETLEILYLYKNFITGWEQVPKVLPWKALLILHLSHNMFRDTLPAPPFSVTRFYISNNNISGKIHPLFCDLTNLEQLDMSNNNLSGEILPCLGNLTSLYLLDLSKNRLSGRIPRMGNNSLFCNLRNLVVLEVSNNQLSGSIPQCLGSFSYNLKVLIMKENNFSAEMPQKFVDGSSLITLDLSQNQLEGMVPQSVTKCNALEILNLGYNQLSGTFPSWLQNLESLQVLVLRSNKFHGPIWDPKKFMGFEKLLIADLSFNKFNGTLSSDYFANWSAINTHNNSVDKSKPEYIDDGSYYESVTVTNKGFEMEYVRILTIFTCVDLSNNNFHGEIPKSVGDLRSLIVLNLSSNNFDGHIPQSFGNLKEIESLDLSNNKLSGRIPQELATLTFLEYLNLSNNQLTGPIPQGGQISTFLNSSFYGNEELCGFPLSEECDSSDESPSTLEHESESEFESGFGWKAVLVGYGCGFLGGLLGGYFFISKI